The Spirochaetota bacterium DNA segment CGCCGTGAGCGTGGCACTGCGCACATCCGGGGGAAGGATTGAAGCCTCCGTACAGAGATCATCGGTCGAACAGTCGGTCAAGAAAATTTTACCTGTGAGACGAAAAAAAGAGAGCGCCCGAAACACTCTCTTCAGTATGATTATTTAGATTGCCGTGTGAGTTATATGACTTTCACCGAAACGGCCCTGGGTCCCTTCTCCCCGTTTTCCACCTCGAATTCAACATTGTCCCCTTCGGCAAGCGTCTTGAATCCATCCCCGCCGATTCCGGTGTAATGGACGAACACGTCGTTACCGTTCTCCTGTTTGATGAACCCGAACCCTTTTTTGTCGTTGAACCATTTTACCACACCTTTAGGCATTGTGAAAACTCCTTACCATTAATTTGCGGCTTGGCGCCTGGGGCAGAGCTCTGCATCTGAATCCGCTTCTCTGATGCTTTTCCTC contains these protein-coding regions:
- a CDS encoding cold-shock protein — encoded protein: MPKGVVKWFNDKKGFGFIKQENGNDVFVHYTGIGGDGFKTLAEGDNVEFEVENGEKGPRAVSVKVI